In Deinococcus irradiatisoli, the genomic stretch GTCCAGGCCCGCCGGCACCGGGATGAGGCCGCGCACCGGCACCACGGCGTATTCCTGCAAGGCCCCCTGCCCGGTCAGCGCGGCAACCTGCTGGCCGACCGTAAAGCCGCTGACGCCTGGCCCCAGCGCGTCAATGACGCCGGCGAACTCGCCGCCGGGAATCAGCGGCAGCTTGGTGGGCGTCAGGTACTGCCCCTTGACCGCCAGCACGTCGGCGAAGTTGATGCCCGCCGCCTGCACCTTGAGCCGCACCTGCCCCTCGCCGGGTTCGGGCTTGGCGACGTCCTGCAACTGCATTACGTCGGGGTTGCCGGTCTGTAAGACGATGATCTGGCGCATGGTGGTCCCGGCCGGGCTGTTTTCAGAAGAAGTCATGCGTCCACTGTAAGGGCCGCTGCTAAGAACGGGTGAAGGCGAATCCACGTTGCACAGTTGCTTCTCAGAAGGGCCTGAAGTGTCTGCGCCGGAGTTGCAGCGCGCCCCACCTTGAGCGGTTGACCCACCTCCTCCTTCGTGAAACCATGAGCGGGCCAAGACAACCTGTCTGACACGTTTCGCCGTTTCGACCCCGCTGTGGGTATTTCCCGGAGGTTCAACAGATGAGCATGGTAGACCAGACCCGCCAGGGCCAGATTCTCGTTCTGACCATCAACAATCCGCCGGTCAACGCCTTCTCGCCGGGGGTGCCGGAAGGCCTGCATGCTGGACTCGACGTGGCAGAGCAGGACAGCGGCGTCAAGGCGGTGGTGATCATCGGCGGCGGGCGCACCTTCATCGCCGGGGCCGACATCAAGACCTTCGACCTGCCGCGCGAGCAGGCCCCCAATCTGCGCGGCTTCGTAGCCCGGCTCGACGCTTTCGGCAAGCCCACCGTGGCGGCCATTCACGGCACCGCGCTCGGCGGCGGCCTGGAACTGGCGATGGCCTGCACCTACCGGGTGGCCGACAAGGGCGCGCAACTCGGCCTGCCGGAAGTCAAGCTCGGCGTGCTGCCCGGCGCGGGCGGCACCCAGCGCCTGCCCCGGGTGGTGGGCGCGCAGAAAGCGCTGGAGATGATGCTCTCCGGCAACCCGATCAAGGCCAGCGAAGCCCTTCAGCTCGGCCTGGTGGACGAACTCGCCGAGGGCGACCTGCTGAGCGCCGCCGTGAAGTTCGCTTCAGACCACGCCGACGCCCGGCCGCTGCCACGCATCAGCGAACGTTCGGCCCAGGGCAGCCCGGAAGTGTTCGCCGCCGCCCGCGAGGGCATCAAGAAGACCCACAAGGGGCAGCTCTCGCCCAGCTTCATCGTCGATCTGGCCGAGATGGCGACCAACCAGTCGTTTGAGGCCGGCTGGGACGCCGAAGCGCGGCTGTTCGTGCAGGCCAAGGACTCGCCGCAGTCGCGCGGGCTGCGCCATATCTTCTTCGCCGAGCGCGAAGCGGGCAAGATTCCCGGCCTGACCAAAGACACGCCCACCACCGAGATCAAATCGGCCGGCGTCATCGGGGCTGGGACCATGGGCGGCGGCATCGCCATGAACTTCCTGAATGTCGGCCTTCCCGTGACCATCGTGGAAACGTCACAGGAAGCGCTCGACCGGGGCCTGTCGGTGATCCGGCGCAACTACGAGAACACCGCCAAGAAAGGCCGCATGACCCAGGACGATGTGGAAAAGCGGCTGGCCCTGCTGACCCCCACCCTGGAGATGGAGGGGCTCAAGGACGCCGACATCATCATCGAAGCGGTGTTCGAGAACATGGATGTCAAGAAGGACATCTTCGGGAAGCTCGATCAGATCGCCAAGCCCGGCGCGATTCTGGCGAGCAACACCTCGACCCTGGACGTCAACGAGATTGCCAGCGTCACCAAGCGACCCGAGAGCGTCATCGGGCTGCACTTCTTCTCGCCGGCCAACGTGATGAAGCTGCTGGAAATCGTGCGGGCCGATAATACCTCGGACACGGTGCTGGCGACCAGCATGGCGCTGGCCCGCAAAATCAAGAAGGTCGGCGTGGTGGTCGGCGTGTGTGACGGTTTTGTCGGCAACCGGATGATTCACCATTACGGCGAGGAAGCCCGCAAGCTGGTCGAGGAAGGCGCCCGCCCGCAGGACGTGGACGCCGCCATGCACGCGCTCGGCCTGCCGATGGGGCCGTTCGAGATGTCGGACATGGCCGGGCTCGACGTGGGCTACCTGATTCGCCA encodes the following:
- a CDS encoding 3-hydroxyacyl-CoA dehydrogenase NAD-binding domain-containing protein; amino-acid sequence: MSMVDQTRQGQILVLTINNPPVNAFSPGVPEGLHAGLDVAEQDSGVKAVVIIGGGRTFIAGADIKTFDLPREQAPNLRGFVARLDAFGKPTVAAIHGTALGGGLELAMACTYRVADKGAQLGLPEVKLGVLPGAGGTQRLPRVVGAQKALEMMLSGNPIKASEALQLGLVDELAEGDLLSAAVKFASDHADARPLPRISERSAQGSPEVFAAAREGIKKTHKGQLSPSFIVDLAEMATNQSFEAGWDAEARLFVQAKDSPQSRGLRHIFFAEREAGKIPGLTKDTPTTEIKSAGVIGAGTMGGGIAMNFLNVGLPVTIVETSQEALDRGLSVIRRNYENTAKKGRMTQDDVEKRLALLTPTLEMEGLKDADIIIEAVFENMDVKKDIFGKLDQIAKPGAILASNTSTLDVNEIASVTKRPESVIGLHFFSPANVMKLLEIVRADNTSDTVLATSMALARKIKKVGVVVGVCDGFVGNRMIHHYGEEARKLVEEGARPQDVDAAMHALGLPMGPFEMSDMAGLDVGYLIRQHQAKVAGKPKPDGWLDQIVEQGRKGQKTQAGIYDYPDGRKPVPSPATDELLSRYRAEKNLSRREISPEELTKRLTYSLVNEGAQILDEGIAQRAGDIDVIYIYGYGFPAYRGGPMQYADEQGLGNVVADLEKYGQPPAPLLRKLAEEGKTFAQWDREKGRA